The Actinomycetota bacterium genome window below encodes:
- a CDS encoding YnfA family protein, whose product MIIARSLALFALAAVAEIGGAYLVWLGLRGDRGWPWIVLGGVGLTLYGVVATFQPEANFGRIFAAYGGVFIAGSLLWGVTFEGFRPDRWDLIGGAISLLGMAVIMYVPRG is encoded by the coding sequence GTGATCATCGCCCGGTCCCTGGCCCTGTTCGCCCTCGCCGCGGTCGCCGAGATCGGTGGGGCGTACCTGGTCTGGCTCGGCCTACGCGGAGATCGGGGCTGGCCCTGGATCGTGCTGGGAGGGGTGGGGCTGACGCTGTACGGGGTCGTGGCGACGTTCCAACCGGAGGCCAACTTCGGCCGGATCTTCGCCGCCTACGGCGGGGTGTTCATCGCCGGGTCGCTGCTGTGGGGCGTGACGTTCGAAGGGTTCCGCCCCGACCGGTGGGATCTGATCGGTGGCGCCATCAGCCTCCTCGGGATGGCCGTGATCATGTACGTCCCCCGAGGCTGA